A stretch of Lentibacillus sp. JNUCC-1 DNA encodes these proteins:
- a CDS encoding QcrA and Rieske domain-containing protein: MSGEKQQVSRRQFLNYTLTGVGGFMAAGIMVPMLRMAVDPVLKPSGHGDFHNVNLSVDDISNDPQRVEWEVEQVDGWYKSKVQKAAWVYKDDGGNIIALSPICKHLGCIVTWEGSEQYPNEFYCPCHDGRYYKSGVNVPGTPPTAPLDMYEKKVEDGMLYLGDTKPHKEA; encoded by the coding sequence ATGAGTGGAGAAAAACAGCAGGTGTCCCGTCGCCAGTTTTTAAACTATACGCTTACAGGTGTCGGTGGATTTATGGCAGCCGGTATTATGGTTCCAATGCTGCGTATGGCAGTAGACCCGGTTTTAAAACCATCCGGCCATGGTGATTTTCACAACGTCAATTTGTCTGTTGATGATATCAGCAATGACCCACAGCGTGTTGAATGGGAAGTTGAACAGGTGGATGGCTGGTATAAATCCAAGGTGCAAAAAGCAGCCTGGGTTTACAAAGATGATGGTGGCAACATCATTGCGCTTTCCCCAATTTGTAAGCACTTGGGGTGCATCGTGACATGGGAAGGCAGTGAGCAATATCCAAATGAATTTTATTGCCCATGCCATGACGGACGCTATTATAAAAGCGGTGTAAACGTTCCGGGCACACCACCAACAGCGCCGTTAGATATGTACGAGAAAAAAGTTGAGGATGGCATGTTGTATCTCGGCGATACCAAACCACATAAGGAGGCGTAA
- the qcrB gene encoding menaquinol-cytochrome c reductase cytochrome b subunit — MLQKMYDWIDERVDITPIWRDIADHEVPEHVNPAHHFSAFVYCFGGLTFFVVVIQILSGMFLTMYYVHDIENAWRSVYYLQIDVAHGQIVRGMHHWGASVVIVMLFLHTLRVFFQGAYKKPRELNWMVGVLLFFTILGLGFTGYLLPWDNKAYFATQVGLEIAEQVPFIGPEIKTLLAGDESIVGAQTLSRFFAIHVFFLPGALFALMAVHFILIRRQGISGPL; from the coding sequence ATGCTGCAGAAAATGTATGACTGGATAGATGAACGCGTAGATATTACGCCTATATGGCGGGATATTGCCGATCATGAGGTGCCAGAGCATGTTAACCCGGCACACCATTTCTCGGCCTTTGTTTATTGTTTTGGCGGATTGACGTTTTTCGTCGTCGTCATTCAAATTCTATCCGGTATGTTTTTAACGATGTATTATGTCCACGATATTGAAAATGCATGGAGATCTGTTTATTATTTGCAGATTGATGTAGCTCATGGACAGATAGTCAGGGGAATGCACCATTGGGGCGCGAGTGTCGTGATTGTTATGCTGTTCTTACATACGTTGCGTGTCTTTTTCCAAGGTGCTTATAAAAAACCTCGGGAACTGAACTGGATGGTGGGAGTATTACTATTCTTCACAATCCTCGGTCTTGGTTTCACAGGTTACTTGCTGCCATGGGATAACAAAGCTTATTTCGCAACCCAAGTAGGTTTAGAAATTGCAGAGCAGGTACCTTTTATAGGTCCTGAAATTAAAACGCTCCTTGCTGGTGATGAAAGTATTGTCGGAGCCCAGACATTGTCAAGATTCTTTGCGATTCACGTGTTTTTCTTGCCAGGTGCGTTATTTGCTTTGATGGCAGTTCACTTTATCTTGATTAGAAGACAGGGCATATCCGGTCCACTATAA